One bacterium genomic window carries:
- a CDS encoding dihydrofolate reductase family protein, which produces MKRLKLQVQMSIDGYIGGPNGELDWMVWNWDDKLKNYVDELTDSIDTIILGRKMTEGFISHWTNVMGKPDSPEYPFAKRMIETPKVVFTKTLNESKWPNTDIATGDLTEEINKLKRRDGKDIIVYGGASFDASLIKAGLIDEFHLFINPAAIGNGLAIFKDLNHNQKFTLVKSTPFDCGIVVLHYRLQV; this is translated from the coding sequence ATGAAAAGGTTAAAACTTCAGGTTCAAATGAGTATAGATGGTTACATTGGAGGACCCAATGGAGAGCTGGATTGGATGGTGTGGAATTGGGACGACAAGCTCAAGAATTATGTAGATGAATTAACGGATTCTATTGACACCATAATACTGGGAAGGAAAATGACAGAGGGCTTTATTTCACACTGGACAAACGTAATGGGCAAACCCGATTCCCCCGAATATCCGTTTGCCAAACGGATGATAGAAACGCCAAAAGTTGTTTTCACGAAAACACTGAATGAATCGAAATGGCCAAATACAGACATAGCAACAGGCGACCTTACTGAGGAAATCAACAAGCTAAAACGCCGGGACGGCAAGGACATTATCGTTTACGGCGGCGCTTCGTTTGATGCTTCCTTGATCAAAGCAGGGTTGATCGACGAATTTCATTTGTTCATCAATCCCGCCGCAATTGGAAACGGCCTAGCCATATTCAAAGACTTAAACCATAACCAAAAATTCACTTTGGTCAAATCAACACCGTTTGACTGCGGAATTGTCGTGCTTCACTATCGGTTACAAGTTTAA